In one window of Primulina tabacum isolate GXHZ01 chromosome 8, ASM2559414v2, whole genome shotgun sequence DNA:
- the LOC142552728 gene encoding F-box protein SKIP28-like produces MEENNGQSNCLEQRSSPHEAIFFVLTYLPLFELLSMSQVCRSLGDAINNDILPWMQLVVDRPLNFRISDDILMRIASKSKGQLQVLALLNCVKITDDGLLRVVAQNSFISKLYVPSCTNLSTEGIITAVRFLAQTNPNLNCLRINGIYGIKKQELKTLQELINPNLKSRPNQSKIFYHKKLPTLLHEGTYHSIDVEVCPICDEVRMVFDCPRLVCGKKCRGCDLCIPRCKECGICFNGIDELEEAACVDSLCLDCWLKLPKCSFCNKPYCNEHAGSQLTLVGSEGFVCGSCHSNFIS; encoded by the exons ATGGAAGAGAACAATGGACAGAGCAATTGTTTAGAACAAAGATCATCCCCCCATGAAGCAATCTTCTTTGTTTTAACTTATCTTCCTCTGTTTGAACTTTTGTCCATGTCCCAAGTCTGCAGATCACTTGGAGATGCCATAAACAACGACATATTACCATGGATGCAACTCGTTGTGGACCGGCCTTTGAATTTTCGTATTTCAGATGACATTCTTATGAGAATAGCGTCGAAATCGAAAGGACAGTTGCAAGTTCTGGCTCTATTGAACTGCGTGAAGATTACAGATGATGGGTTGTTGAGGGTTGTGGCACAAAATTCTTTTATCAGCAAG CTTTATGTACCATCCTGCACAAACTTATCAACAGAAGGAATCATCACAGCAGTAAGATTCCTCGCACAAACAAATCCCAATCTAAACTGCCTCAGAATCAATGGCATCTATGGCATCAAGAAACAAGAACTCAAAACTCTTCAAGAGCTAATCAACCCAAACCTTAAATCGAGACCAAACCAATCCAAGATCTTTTATCACAAGAAACTCCCCACCCTTTTGCACGAAGGGACTTATCATTCAATCGATGTGGAAGTATGTCCAATATGCGATGAAGTAAGAATGGTTTTCGACTGCCCTCGACTCGTCTGTGGGAAGAAATGTAGGGGATGCGATCTTTGCATTCCGAGATGCAAAGAATGTGGAATTTGCTTCAACGGTATTGATGAACTCGAAGAAGCAGCTTGTGTGGATTCTTTGTGCTTGGATTGTTGGCTCAAGCTTCCAAAATGCAGTTTTTGTAATAAGCCATATTGTAATGAACATGCTGGCTCACAGCTGACGCTTGTGGGTTCCGAAGGATTTGTTTGTGGTTCTTGCCATTCGAATTTTATCTCGTAA
- the LOC142552729 gene encoding dynein light chain 1, cytoplasmic-like has protein sequence MEGAEVELERRSRFLNSLIQKKKGIDQKQQNACMNIRMRASDMPISLQNHAFKTARNNLESMPSGKPDSKHLALALKKDFDSTYGPAWHCIVGTSFGSYVTHSLGGFLYFSIDKFYVLLFKTAVEPLDIDARR, from the exons ATGGAGGGAGCAGAGGTGGAATTAGAAAGAAGAAGCAGATTCTTGAACAgtttgattcagaagaaaaaagGCATTGATCAGAAACAGCAAAATGCGTGCATGAATATACGCATGAGGGCTTCGGACATGCCCATATCTTTGCAAAATCACGCCTTTAAAACAGCAAGAAATAATCTTGAATCCATGCCTTCAGGAAAGCCTGATAGTAAACACCTCGCCCTTGCGCTCAAGAAG GATTTTGACTCTACATATGGTCCAGCTTGGCATTGCATCGTTGGAACGAGCTTTGGTTCATATGTGACACATTCCTTGGGAGGATTTTTGTATTTCTCAATAGATAAATTCTATGTTCTTCTCTTCAAGACTGCTGTGGAGCCTTTGGATATCGATGCACGAAGATGA
- the LOC142554380 gene encoding protein PLANT CADMIUM RESISTANCE 2-like: MNYHDAKAQPPPSAPPSYDQPPPVMGIPVQSPSSYPFLDNIQPMGSSPSPLNAHGSGIPGQWSTGLCDCCSDVNSCCMTCWCPCITFGQVAEIVDKGSPSCGMSGGLYGLIGFATGCCCIYSCFYRSKLRKQYLLPESPCNDFLVHCCCESCALCQEYRELQHRGFDMSLGWHGNVEKQSQGMAMTAPSVGGMGR, translated from the exons atgaaTTATCACGATGCAAAAGCTCAACCACCACCGTCAGCACCACCAAGTTACGACCAACCACCACCGGTGATGGGAATACCAGTCCAATCTCCAAGTAGCTATCCATTTCTAGATAACATCCAACCGATGGGGAGTTCACCGTCACCGCTAAACGCCCACGGCAGCGGTATTCCTGGGCAATGGTCCACCGGTCTATGTGACTGCTGCTCCGATGTTAATAGTT gTTGCATGACATGTTGGTGTCCATGTATAACATTTGGACAGGTTGCTGAGATTGTAGACAAAGGATCCCCTA GCTGTGGAATGAGTGGAGGGCTATATGGTCTCATTGGCTTTGCGACGGGATGTTGCTGCATATACTCGTGCTTCTATCGGTCCAAGTTGAGAAAGCAGTATTTGCTGCCGGAGAGCCCATGCAACGATTTCCTCGTACACTGCTGCTGTGAGTCGTGCGCGCTGTGTCAAGAATATCGTGAGCTTCAACATCGTGGATTCGACATGTCTCTGG GATGGCATGGAAATGTTGAGAAACAGAGCCAAGGAATGGCAATGACGGCCCCCTCTGTTGGAGGAATGGGTAGATAA
- the LOC142552732 gene encoding protein PLANT CADMIUM RESISTANCE 2-like isoform X2 has protein sequence MFMVASRQDHGLLVSAIASPISTIVGCITFWCPCITFGQVADILDRGSSSCGMNGALYALIGLATGCSCIYSCFYRSKMRAQYMLPETPCGDCLVHFCCESCALCQEYRELESRGFDIHLGWQGNVEKYNQGMPMAAPYVEGGMGRQ, from the exons ATGTTCATGGTGGCATCGCGCCAGGACCATGGTCTACTGGTCTCTGCGATTGCTTCTCCGATATCAACAATTGTAG GTTGCATTACTTTTTGGTGTCCATGCATAACATTTGGCCAAGTTGCTGATATCTTAGACCGAGGATCTTCTT CGTGCGGAATGAATGGAGCGCTATATGCTCTAATTGGGTTGGCCACGGGATGTTCCTGTATATACTCGTGCTTCTACCGATCAAAGATGCGAGCCCAGTATATGCTGCCGGAGACTCCTTGCGGTGATTGTCTTGTCCATTTTTGCTGCGAGTCGTGCGCGCTGTGTCAAGAATATCGCGAGCTCGAAAGCCGTGGATTCGACATTCATCTAG GATGGCAAGGAAATGTTGAAAAATACAACCAAGGAATGCCAATGGCGGCTCCATACGTTGAAGGAGGAATGGGACGTCAATGA
- the LOC142552732 gene encoding protein PLANT CADMIUM RESISTANCE 2-like isoform X1, with protein sequence MDHKKSLTTSPPRPPPPPPPDMGVPVQSSNYQFVSNIQPQRPPSAMLNVHGGIAPGPWSTGLCDCFSDINNCCITFWCPCITFGQVADILDRGSSSCGMNGALYALIGLATGCSCIYSCFYRSKMRAQYMLPETPCGDCLVHFCCESCALCQEYRELESRGFDIHLGWQGNVEKYNQGMPMAAPYVEGGMGRQ encoded by the exons ATGGATCATAAAAAATCTCTTACAACCTCACCTCCACGACCGCCGCCACCTCCACCACCGGATATGGGAGTACCAGTCCAATCTTCTAACTATCAATTTGTCAGTAACATCCAACCACAGCGCCCCCCATCGGCAATGCTAAATGTTCATGGTGGCATCGCGCCAGGACCATGGTCTACTGGTCTCTGCGATTGCTTCTCCGATATCAACAATT GTTGCATTACTTTTTGGTGTCCATGCATAACATTTGGCCAAGTTGCTGATATCTTAGACCGAGGATCTTCTT CGTGCGGAATGAATGGAGCGCTATATGCTCTAATTGGGTTGGCCACGGGATGTTCCTGTATATACTCGTGCTTCTACCGATCAAAGATGCGAGCCCAGTATATGCTGCCGGAGACTCCTTGCGGTGATTGTCTTGTCCATTTTTGCTGCGAGTCGTGCGCGCTGTGTCAAGAATATCGCGAGCTCGAAAGCCGTGGATTCGACATTCATCTAG GATGGCAAGGAAATGTTGAAAAATACAACCAAGGAATGCCAATGGCGGCTCCATACGTTGAAGGAGGAATGGGACGTCAATGA